GTGAGTGGCAATGGTCCACTGGTGGCCGAAGGGATCGTAGATGGTGGCGTTGCGGTCGCCATAGAACTTGTCCTGAAGATCCTGCTTCACCTTGGCGCTTTTGGCGACGGCTTTGTGGAAGACGGAGTCCACGTCCTCGACGTAGATCATGATGGCGGACGCGGTGCCGCCGATGGTCTCCGGGCTAACGGCGTTCATCTCGGGGAATTCGTCGGCGAGCATGACGTGAGAGTCACCGAATTTGATTTCGGCGTGGCCGATTTTTCCGTCGGGCATCGGGAAACGCAATACCTCGACGGCGCCGAGAACGTTCTTGTACCAGTCGAGGGCCTTGGCGGCGTTGCGGACGATCAGGTAAGGCGTAGCGGTGTGGTAGCCGGCGGGAATGTAATGAGTTTTGGTGGATGTGTTAGCCATAATCCTCCTCCCACAATGGAAGTAGATTTTATCAGAGCACGCCCAGCCGTAATATTGCTGTTGCCCGCCAGGGCGATCGGAGGCAGAATGCGGCGTCCCGCTATGAACCTTCATCGGCGACTTGTCCTATTGCTCTGTACCACGCTGCTGGCGTTGCCCACGCTGTGGGCGCAAGCACCAGCCCAGCTTGGGGAAGAAGAGATCCTGTTGCGCATGCAG
The sequence above is drawn from the Terriglobia bacterium genome and encodes:
- a CDS encoding VOC family protein translates to MANTSTKTHYIPAGYHTATPYLIVRNAAKALDWYKNVLGAVEVLRFPMPDGKIGHAEIKFGDSHVMLADEFPEMNAVSPETIGGTASAIMIYVEDVDSVFHKAVAKSAKVKQDLQDKFYGDRNATIYDPFGHQWTIATHVEDVSPEEMQRRMAQMK